From Acidobacteriota bacterium:
GCTGAACGGCAGAAATCGGGATGCAAATGGGGTTATTGCTGCAGTCCTTCAGGCGTGAAAATCAGCTCTTTCACCTGCTTCGGCCCGCCGTCGATATTTACCGATCTGCCGTTGAACGAAACCTCCACACCAGCCACATTTCCGACGCGCAGGCGAACTTTTTTGTTCGCGCGAATGGTGCGACTCTTCTGTGCGTTGAGGATTCCCTGCCCCAGACTCTTGCCATCGGCCGAAACTGAAAGCCATGAGTCCTCAAGCGCGGTCACCTGCAGAAGAATCGCCGAGTTAGACGCTCGTGCAGCTGCGGCTTCTGTTGAGTTCGTTGTTTTGGTCTGAACTGTATTTAGCTTCTCCGGGGAAGAATCAGCCCGGGATGGATGACCCTTCGCCTGATTCGGCTCGGAATCAACATTCGACGGCACTGCAGGTTTCGAAATGGGACTTGAGGCGGGAGATAATGGCTGCTGCCGGGCTTCGGACGACGAGGAGGCAACCTGCTGCACCTCAGGCTGAGAGGCTGCGCTGCTTTCGCCTCTGACGCTCAGATAACGTTTCACTGAGTATCCAAGCGCCACGACGGCCAAGAGCACGATGGCAGCCATCAGTAGCATCTGATTGGAAGATGTCGCAGGTTCTTCAGGCTGCGATTCTGGTTGGAGTTCCACCAGTGGCCCTTTCGCGGACTGATGCTCGCGCCAAGCCTGATCAAAGTCGGCTACAGCTTGCTCTTCATCCAGGCCAAGGAAGCGAGAGTAAGCCTGAACGAAACCCTTATTGAAAATTCCACCAGGGAGCTTGTCGAAATCTTCTTCTTCCAGTGCCCGCAGCGACCGCGTGCCGATCTTAGTCGACTCCGAGATTTCCTCAAGAGAGACATCCCGCATCTCCCTCTCCCGGCGCATCTTTTCGCCAAAGCCACTCACGCTATTTCGTTATACACCCGGGCTTGTGGCATAGCCTCATAACGCAGCAAAATCATAGGGTTGCACCACGAATGGGGCAATCTGGCCGCGAAAGTAATGTTTACTTTTCATGTAATGCGGGGTATATCTCTTTTTGAGTCTAGGGGATAATGAGCATTATCTGAAGTAGGAGAAGGCTGAATGGGGTTTGGGTCGCTTTCCCCAAGTCGCTCCCAATTTGGGTCATCTTTGAACTCGATGAGTGAGGCCACCGGTACCGACCGCAAACGGCAGATGGAAGAGATCAGTATCTTCCATGATGTCGCCAAAGCCCTCACGTCTTCTCTCAATCTGGACTCAATTCTGCAGACCATCATGGAAAAGATGGCCGTCTTCTTCCGCCCAGACACTTGGTCGCTACTGATGGTCGACGAGCAGAAAGACGAACTCTATTTTGCCATCGCCGTCGGTGACGCTGCTGACGCACTTAAGAGCATCCGCCTGAAAGTCGGAGAAGGCATCGCCGGCTGGGTTGCCAAGCATGGCGAGTCTCTCCTTGTTCCTGACGTCTACAACGATCCTCGCTTTGCCAAGCGTATCGACGAAATGACGAAGTGGCAGACGCGCTCGATCATCTGCGTCCCACTCAAGTCGAAGCATCGGGTCCTCGGCGTGATCCAGCTGATCAACTGCGCCATGGAGAGCTTCTCGGACAACGAGATGTTCTTCCTGCACGCGCTCTGTGACTACGCTGCCATTGCCATTGAGAACGCCCGCGCCGTTGAAAAAATCCAGGAACTCACGATCACCGACGATTGCACCGGCCTGTACAACGCTCGGCATTTGTACAAAACCCTCGAAGCCGAGGTCTACCGGTCCCATCGTTTCAACTACGAGTTCAGCGTTATCTTCATTGACCTTGACCACTTTAAACAGGTCAATGACACGCATGGACACCTTGTGGGAAGCAAGCTGCTGAACGAGATCGGATTCATGATCAAGTCG
This genomic window contains:
- a CDS encoding sensor domain-containing diguanylate cyclase; amino-acid sequence: MGFGSLSPSRSQFGSSLNSMSEATGTDRKRQMEEISIFHDVAKALTSSLNLDSILQTIMEKMAVFFRPDTWSLLMVDEQKDELYFAIAVGDAADALKSIRLKVGEGIAGWVAKHGESLLVPDVYNDPRFAKRIDEMTKWQTRSIICVPLKSKHRVLGVIQLINCAMESFSDNEMFFLHALCDYAAIAIENARAVEKIQELTITDDCTGLYNARHLYKTLEAEVYRSHRFNYEFSVIFIDLDHFKQVNDTHGHLVGSKLLNEIGFMIKSHLRLIDYAFRYGGDEFVVLLPQTGKDSALVVARRLRDVMRNAQFLEEEGLNLTCRASMGVATYPEDAKSAHEIIRQADEMMYMVKNSTRDNIAIAQQGMLQ